One Luteibacter aegosomaticola genomic window carries:
- a CDS encoding L-rhamnose mutarotase translates to MTWQCLALDLRDDAALIAEYERWHRAEFVWPEVVASIRAAGILDMQIFRTGNRLVMLMRVGPGFDAEAKAAADAASERVQAWEALMSTFQQPLPWAAEGQKWVPMVRIFDLAGCVG, encoded by the coding sequence ATGACCTGGCAGTGCCTCGCTCTGGACCTGCGCGACGACGCCGCGCTGATCGCCGAATACGAGCGCTGGCACCGTGCCGAGTTCGTCTGGCCCGAAGTGGTCGCGTCGATTCGTGCCGCCGGCATTCTCGACATGCAGATCTTCCGCACCGGCAACCGGCTGGTGATGTTGATGCGCGTCGGGCCTGGGTTCGATGCAGAAGCCAAGGCGGCCGCCGATGCCGCCAGCGAGCGGGTGCAGGCGTGGGAGGCGTTGATGTCGACGTTCCAGCAGCCGTTGCCGTGGGCGGCGGAAGGGCAGAAGTGGGTGCCGATGGTGCGGATTTTTGATTTGGCGGGGTGTGTGGGTTAA